ACCTCCACTTCTCAAAATGCTTTTATACAGAagtatagcttccttagggtttTCACTCTCTAAATAACCTCTAATTGCTACATTCCAATAAAACGTATTTAGGTTGTGTATTATACAAAATTCCAGAGGAATAATCAAGATTTCTTGATTCTGATTCTGCACAGAAGGCAATTAAACGACTTGAGGTAAACCCATCAGTGATAAAGCCTGCGAAGACCATTTGGGCCTGGATTTGCTTCAATTGAGAGATAGATTTGCAGTTGTCTAGTAAAGAAAGAAGTGGGTTTGAGAGAAAATAGCTGTGGGTTGTGTTCCATTTTGTGTAGttctctctgtgaagagagagagagaaggaacgTGAATATTAGAACGAAGAAAAGGGTTTAAGAGAGTCATTGCTATCAAATGTTAAGGCAGGAAAGAGGGGGAGGCGGAGACCGAGGCTTGAACGGCGACGTACAGAAgtctttttctcttttatttatttaaataggaaaaaaaaattccCGCCTTTTCTGTTACACTTCCTGTGTAGAATTTAAAgttttatgaaaatttaatttaattaactttttttaTCGACTCTcatatgtaatatttaaaataaaaaatataattttttaattataaaaaaatattattaaaaaaatgattatatgataatttaattttttttattgtaaataatttattttaaatgattataattattaatttttttaaaaaattatttaataattataattttgtaatatattaaattttcatttttatgtattaaattattttatatgaaattaccgttttattttatatttttttaaaaatgatcAATTTTTATATTAACTAGAGACTATAAAAAGttattttaaagttaaaatttaagatatgttaataataaaattttaaaataattagacAATCTTCTTTCAATTTTAACTGCATTTAAatggattttttttattaaaaaaaaatatggcTTATAAGACACCAACTTATTTTACATTTTGCAATTAATGGCATTTCGCTAAAATGTCAAATTATTGAACACAGAATCCATTATTCTAAGATTACTTAATGTGTGTTTACCTGTAGAAATTCATAAGTTCCAACGCTGAAAATcccataatttacaaaaattttaggAACAAACAATGGCACAAAAAGCTCCTTGTCGTGTCACTCAGTAGCTTACTGGCTTGTAGCTTCATGCTTAAAGCTTGTAGACACATCATTCAATAACCAAACACAATCATCAAAAGGGTACATatttaaaatctaaatttttttttttagatttgatTTATTATGAGCTCAAGATAcaaaatatatgaaattaaatatataaatctacATATTTATTTGTGTTTGTGTCTAGAACTTAAGTTCGGATTTAAGCAAGAattttccatcaaaatcaatgaaATGTTACAGAAACAAAAATCCTGAAAACCCAACAACATATTTTAACCCCCCTAGTCTAGACTACATTATTTCAACGAATAAAGAATCACCCTGAATAAATTCTTGAATAAGAATTGCAAAATTCTCATCACCATCTATGGCTTGGTAAGGTGAAGGAAGAGCAGCCATTTTAATTAGGCACCGCCAGAACCATACTTCTTTCCAAACACAATCACCTGAAGCTTGTCGTATCCAGCAAGAACACCAGCACCAGCAATTGCGCGGAGGATGTTTGCACCAGCACCCTTGAAAAGTGATTTGGCCCCTTCATTCTTAAGGATTTGAGAGAATGCATCGAGTGAGCTCTTGTACTTGACAGCTTCACCTGATGTCATCATCATTCTTCTGCGGACAGTGTCAATAGGATATGAGGCAAGACCAGCACCATTGGTGATAACCCAACCGAGGGCAAAGCTAGCAAAGAAACTATCCTGAAAGTCATCACAAAAAAGGTGGGAAATTATATAAAGATAATAAGAATCCTTTAATCACACCGAAAAAATTATGAAACAGAAGGTCTGAAAAATAACCTGTAGCTTTCCCGTCAGGATTACTGGCTTCAAAGAATCATACATTCCAAAATACAGACCACGGTATACAATGATGCCAACGCATGAAATGTTAAATCCACGGTAAAGACCTGCAATACCATCTGATTGCATAGTCTTTCTGTACACATCAATCAAACCATTGAATTGCCTCTCCCCTCCCTTCTTTGCAGCTTTAGCATCATTTGCCAGCCGGGTTCTAGCATAATCCAAAGAGTAGACAAAGAGCAGGGAAGAGGCACCAGCAGCTCCACCAGATGCCAAGTTACCAGCGAACCACTTCCAGTAGCCATCACGGTCCTTCCTAAAGTTGAAGAGCCTCTTAAAGTAATCTTTGAATGCGAAGTTCAATGCCTGGAGGAGAGGTCATAGGCTAACTATATGAGGGAAGGgggaaaaaaaagaaggaaaaggtAATAGTTCATTGAAATATCCACAATGGAAGAAACAACATGCCTGAGTGGGGAAATATCGGATGACATTGGCTGTATTCCCTCTCCACAATGACATAATTCCCTCATCTTTCATTGTTCTGCTGAAACAATCTCCAATTCCCTTATAGGGTTCAGAGAGTCGACCAGCCTTGATCATCTCATCTTGGTTTTGGATCAAGAGCTTCACACGCTCAATAGGAGCTGCAGCAGTTTTGGACACAGCTGCAGAAACTCCACCCATAAGAAAATCCATAGCAAAACCAGCAAAACCTTTCTCTGATGGGGCTTGGACAAGCAGTGGTGAGGTTGATGCAACCAATGACAGGCCTGGGGAGACTTGGCATGCCTGTGTCTTAGGGTATTGAAATCCTGCATTATAGTAATTTCCATATGCAAACTGCCTCTGATGTAGAACAGGCCTTTGAAAGCCCCCATACCGGCATTGAACATCATGGGGTAGGCTGGAACTGAGATAGACCTGGTTAGCCACCTTTTGCACAACAGATGGATACTGGTGTCTATCAGCCATTCCTACTCACGATGATGAGACACTGCAAGCAACAAACAAATTCACTATCCAAGATAGAAAGTTGATTTATATCATGGGATGGATGAAAATTTTATGAAGGTTGTTTCACATAATTTCTCTATGGTACATGTAAAACACTCATGGAAAAGTGTCACAAGGTTCATGCAACAAGAAAGACATACAATGCTAAAATGAGCAGGGGGATACTGACTCTCAACAAGAGGCTGTCTAGAATGGAAGTTAAAGAAGAAATGCACTTCAGCAATAAACACAAAAAATCTCAACAACAATGCAATAACCTACTTGAAAAACTCATGCTTTTAACCAGGACTAACTAAAGCTTGCAATTGGGGTGCCCTGAAATCACATATAGTACTTGCCCCAACTTTAGGCTCAGCAGCAAGCACAGACTGCCCACAAAATCACTTGTTCAATCTTGGGGTACCCTAGTTAGAAGTATGCTGTATAACAAGAAAGCCAGGGGTACCGAGTCCTTCGTCCAACAAACTTGTCTCACTTTTACTCAGCTGAAAGCCCAATAAAGAATTTTAAAAAACAAATATGTTGATAAAATTTAAACCTTGTAAGCAAAATCGAAttcccattttttttctttctttttaatgtCATTAACATACAAGTACATTCTATATAAATGAACTGCGTGAGGATCAATATCATCCATTTTATCACATAGCGCCAGCACTGATTCTAATTCTCCGGAATATTAATGCAACGACACACACAAATCAGACAACGTCAAAataaaagaggaaggaaaaaaaaaaaacgattTCGAGATTCTAAGATCCAATACCAGAAACAGAGACCTCGTTATTCTTGGTTCTTGAAACAAAAAGCAAAAGATGAAAGCAGGCTATAAGGGCAACAAAAAAGAGGAGAGAGATCTGAGAGAAGCAGTGAAAAGGGTCACATATAAACAAGAAATAACAAGTGCTGTATGTAGAATGCAAACAACAATACATACAAATACCCCGAAATCATCGTTAATGGAGCGATGGACGCGGTGGGTGCACTGAATGAACCAATGGGAGAAAAGGAAGTTACCTTTTTGGGCCTGTGTGAATGGTGCAGAGAGAAACGAGGAGTGATGGTTTTGAACAGCCTAAGGAACGAAAGAAAGGAGGGAGGCTTTACTCTGTTTTGGGGTATTTATCAATGGAAAATTCTTGCTCAGGCCACTACGCCAAACCAAGTGAAATGACCAGCATGTATCAGCTTCAATCATAGAGTTTGAACGCAAGATGAAATTGTGATGAGCTGAAACTTAAAAGCAATTAATAGTCACCACCAATGAGTTattaattttgaattattttcggGTTATTAGAGTTGAAATCTCGtaaaaaaatagtaataataataataataataatctagcAACGGAAGAATTTTATTGAAAGTTTGGGTAATTGTGGAAaccatatatattattatttattattattttattttaattaattaataataatttaatatatttataaaaaatatatatattttattgaatgatctgcttatttatttttagatatatatatattatttttaaaattaaataacaatAACTCTTAtcacattctacacctaatagaacttttgaaatatatatatacccctaatcttctcttctgctaaactttgctctcaaaacctatttgtcacctcctttttctatcaaaatactctcaacaggtattttcattatcttttaaattattgttatatatgtacatatatatatatatataaatataaaaatttactatttataatcTGAAGTGCGcagataatttttaaatttttatttctcaattcatcacatttgattatgttttcaaagtaaaaattctcgtttttttattcaataatgggtgaatttgattttattttctttccttaaacCGTTACAATTactctataaatttatttttcttctctttgactattgatattgaattggattgatcataattactgtAAAACGATAACtttgaatttaaattatatatatatatatatatatatatatatatatatattggaagcAATTGGAAGCGTCCCTGTTCGTCCACGTCTCCAATTGGAAGCATCCCTGTTCGTCCACGTCCCTGCACTTGtgtgtatgtatgtatatatatatatataaaagttattatattttattattgtttgatatttttctataatattttgggtgtgtaggagatttgaatattcaatcagtcaattgaaattgtctctcttccattgaaataattattgtcttgaaggttccaggtgagtggtaattatagtacatggcaccgttttagtcccttttaaaattttttagcgttaagtttgttattaaatgaaattttaaataaatattttaacaattattttatatgtgattttctagagttttattttattattgaattttatttcgattttgattaaataattgattttgtcaactatctctgcatcagacccattaggattccgggaacaggcctttaatgtatttatattgattaatatttgactataaaatttaccgatgtgttactgaattgatttgagattgatttgattttattgactctctgaaactattgaaatacactattagaattgcactatcagttattatttgctatctgaaattttttattgattttgattgatttgtacaaattgattttctattttgaattggtacctatgcccagtatctgtttctgttatctggccccaccgtgtggactatcacggtattaggttgcattgtcgagtcatgcatcattgcagtttatgggttgcattagtatcatatgcattgatatctgtgaaggaggaggaaggtatctaatatctggtagcgcgcttaccatctggcctttggtgatgtggggtatcatcaccctggtgcactgtaccataaaatttttattgaatgaatttcttttatatatatgttttatgaagttattttattaatgattttgacagcatgagcatgaatttatcgaatagaaaatttattgtgaaattaatcaagcgtctacctgttcctattccgttgtgtactataattatcattcactgagcatctagctcaaaccacgttttctctgcatTATCCGTTTCATCAAGAGAATTTCGcggtgatccaaatattcagtccattttctggagagggacaactttgatttgttctcatggtatgtccgaattcatgttttctcgggctaataattagtttagtttattgaacagtttaagtttttatttgaaatctgtagagactccgcagtttacttatgggatatttatgatgtttattcagtattttgtttatttggattttgtctatttttgggattagtaagtgacaatatattcattcaagatactctgataaggcttgcatgatttaagaatacttaaattatgcgccagtcacggttcagaattttgggtcgtgacaaagttggtatcagagctgctccgcatgCAACCTTAAACTattgtggggcaaac
Above is a genomic segment from Hevea brasiliensis isolate MT/VB/25A 57/8 chromosome 17, ASM3005281v1, whole genome shotgun sequence containing:
- the LOC110639090 gene encoding ADP,ATP carrier protein 1, mitochondrial, producing MADRHQYPSVVQKVANQVYLSSSLPHDVQCRYGGFQRPVLHQRQFAYGNYYNAGFQYPKTQACQVSPGLSLVASTSPLLVQAPSEKGFAGFAMDFLMGGVSAAVSKTAAAPIERVKLLIQNQDEMIKAGRLSEPYKGIGDCFSRTMKDEGIMSLWRGNTANVIRYFPTQALNFAFKDYFKRLFNFRKDRDGYWKWFAGNLASGGAAGASSLLFVYSLDYARTRLANDAKAAKKGGERQFNGLIDVYRKTMQSDGIAGLYRGFNISCVGIIVYRGLYFGMYDSLKPVILTGKLQDSFFASFALGWVITNGAGLASYPIDTVRRRMMMTSGEAVKYKSSLDAFSQILKNEGAKSLFKGAGANILRAIAGAGVLAGYDKLQVIVFGKKYGSGGA